Proteins encoded within one genomic window of Calonectris borealis chromosome 1, bCalBor7.hap1.2, whole genome shotgun sequence:
- the LOC142073946 gene encoding granulocyte-macrophage colony-stimulating factor receptor subunit alpha-like, with translation MNGTAIENFVCVIFNVSFMNCTWHVGRTASGDTQYFLYWKTSRKEDFTGCQNYIKDNCGRHTGCRFQNVTIENKRAYFLVNGSTRGQNIQSYEKMIILYRIEKLTPPLNVTVNCTEASHGCEIRWQPPHTSHVKRRACFKYEIVIENKADPEKNIKTTSKTERSITGNSYIFGSFNAEKRYSIKIRATDNGCLVSTSWGEWSTPVEFGKEQLTSTSSYTLFLIPVLAASLILFLCTVSIYLKKTSATVPQPRRPFHEISPMDFHIEYKDQLTKHETEEIITIIEEVA, from the exons ATGAATGGGACAGCCATTGAAAATTTTGTCTGTGTCATTTTCAATGTTTCCTTCATGAACTGCACTTGGCATGTGGGCAGGACTGCTTCAGGAGATACCCAATATTTCCTGTACTGGAAGACCTCAAG GAAAGAAGATTTCACAGGATGCCAGAACTACATCAAAGATAATTGTGGAAGGCACACAGGATGTAGATTCCAAAATGTGACAATAGAAAATAAGAGAGCTTATTTCCTGGTAAATGGGTCTACACGTGGACAAAACATTCAGTCGTACGAGAAGATGATTATTCTGTACAGAAttg aaaaactCACCCCTCCATTAAATGTCACTGTGAACTGTACAGAAGCTTCTCATGGTTGTGAAATTCGGTGGCAACCACCTCACACAAGTCATGTGAAGAGACGTGCTTGTTTCAAATATGAAATTGTCATAGAAAACAAG GCTGAtcctgagaaaaacatcaaaaccacATCTAAAACA GAAAGAAGCATCACAGGAAACTCCTACATATTTGGGAGCTTCAATGCAGAAAAAAGGTACAGCATCAAAATCAGAGCAACTGATAATGGTTGTTTAGTGAGCACAAGCTGGGGAGAGTGGAGTACACCTGTAGAGTTTG GAAAAGAACAACTGACATCTACTTCATCATATACGTTATTTCTGATACCAGTGCTGGCAGCAAGTCTCATACTTTTTCTCTGCACAGT aagcatttatttgaaaaaaacatcTGCTACAGTACCACAGCCAAGACGCCCATTCCATGAGATCTCTCCAATGGATTTCCAC ATAGAATATAAGGATCAATTAACAAAGCatgaaactgaagaaataataacaattattgAAGAAGTGGCATAA